One window from the genome of Rariglobus hedericola encodes:
- a CDS encoding GAF domain-containing protein → MDVESDPRTDRALYRISSLAGRIDDPHVALKTILAVCIETLGASSGSVSLLNPDTGKLEIDVHQGLFKTTDEVSLRLGQGITGWVAFHGRPQLVTDVTADSRYISIRKEVRSEMAAPMVEAGGQIIGVINVDSDRLGGFNDTDLAFLIRLCEEATAVMQRLWQLRHLRGKARQLESLITIGQRLVGKLEQQELFDTITRDAHGITNTRACAFYLFDSTRQILRMLSLTHNGIITNTPEEDFPIASCLVASAIHTRKQIEFLNIQSPEFLDVVDLPRDPSLRSLLAAPVLYENEVIGVLAVFTDHVHRFNNDEKRLLAALASLGAVALQNSRLYSRVFQSEESLRKNEQLTTLGLLAAEIAHEIRNPLTVIKLLFGYLDLDFPADDPRRTDVRVISEKLDQLEAIVSRVLNFAKAPSSLHSRWGLADMVGDTIVLIRLKLAQSKIQLRFEPPNRPLVVDVHKGQIQQVLLNLLINSTQAMNDGGTITVRCFTEKRGESDFALIDLTDTGRGIPEELRAHIFDSFLSGRTDGTGLGLAIAKRIMLSHHGDITLLDSGPGGTTMRIALPLVS, encoded by the coding sequence ATGGACGTCGAATCTGATCCACGCACCGACCGCGCGCTCTATCGCATCAGCAGCCTCGCCGGTCGCATCGACGATCCTCACGTCGCGCTCAAAACGATCCTGGCCGTTTGCATCGAGACGCTCGGTGCTTCCTCGGGATCGGTTTCGTTGCTCAATCCCGACACCGGCAAACTCGAGATCGACGTCCACCAAGGTCTCTTCAAAACCACCGACGAGGTCAGCCTTCGCCTGGGTCAGGGTATCACCGGCTGGGTCGCCTTTCATGGCCGCCCGCAGCTCGTGACCGATGTCACCGCCGACTCCCGCTACATTTCCATCCGCAAGGAAGTCCGCAGCGAAATGGCCGCACCCATGGTCGAGGCCGGCGGACAAATCATCGGCGTCATCAACGTCGATAGCGACCGGCTCGGCGGGTTCAATGATACCGATCTGGCCTTCCTGATCCGGCTCTGCGAAGAAGCCACCGCGGTCATGCAACGCCTCTGGCAGTTGCGCCATCTCCGCGGCAAGGCCCGCCAGCTCGAATCGCTCATCACCATCGGTCAGCGCCTCGTCGGCAAACTTGAGCAACAGGAGCTCTTCGACACCATCACGCGTGACGCCCACGGCATCACCAACACGCGCGCGTGCGCCTTTTATCTGTTCGATTCGACGCGCCAGATTCTGCGCATGCTGTCGCTCACGCACAACGGCATCATCACCAACACGCCCGAGGAGGATTTCCCCATCGCGTCGTGTCTGGTCGCCTCGGCCATCCACACGCGCAAGCAGATCGAGTTCCTCAACATCCAATCGCCCGAGTTCCTCGATGTCGTGGACCTGCCGCGCGATCCCTCGCTGCGTTCCCTGCTCGCCGCGCCCGTCCTCTACGAAAACGAGGTCATCGGCGTCCTCGCGGTCTTCACCGATCACGTCCACCGCTTCAACAACGACGAGAAACGCCTCCTCGCCGCTCTCGCCTCGCTCGGTGCCGTCGCGCTGCAAAACTCGCGCCTCTACTCCCGCGTTTTCCAAAGCGAAGAATCCCTCCGCAAAAACGAACAGCTCACCACGCTCGGCCTGCTCGCCGCGGAGATCGCCCACGAGATCCGCAATCCGCTCACGGTGATCAAGCTGCTCTTCGGCTATCTGGATCTGGATTTCCCGGCAGATGATCCCCGCCGCACCGACGTGCGCGTCATCAGCGAAAAACTCGATCAGCTCGAAGCCATCGTCTCCCGCGTGCTCAACTTCGCCAAAGCCCCGTCGAGCCTGCATTCGCGCTGGGGCCTGGCCGACATGGTGGGCGACACGATCGTGCTCATCCGTCTCAAACTCGCGCAGAGCAAGATCCAGCTCCGCTTCGAACCGCCGAACCGTCCGCTCGTCGTCGATGTTCACAAAGGCCAGATTCAACAGGTGTTGCTCAACCTGTTGATCAACTCCACGCAGGCCATGAACGACGGCGGCACCATCACCGTGCGTTGCTTCACCGAAAAACGCGGCGAATCCGACTTTGCGCTCATCGACCTGACGGACACCGGCCGCGGCATCCCCGAGGAATTGCGCGCGCATATCTTTGATTCGTTCCTCTCCGGACGCACCGACGGCACCGGTCTCGGTCTCGCCATCGCCAAGCGCATCATGCTGTCACACCACGGTGACATTACGTTGCTTGATTCCGGTCCCGGCGGCACCACGATGCGCATCGCTCTGCCGCTCGTCAGTTAA
- a CDS encoding TonB-dependent receptor, which translates to MSVRPFLRLLPAALVAFTALHADEPVVLDPVEVTGSVPGYLRLDSPTTVTSHTGSFLKTTGVSTYADLAPLVPGLFISEQSVANSSLYLRGIGTDNGDPRTTQRVAVFQDNVLLANNAGLNVALFDLDRVDILKGPQPAVFGRGTQIGAVSFVTNKARNETSTELTAGVGSFNARTVSGYTNLPVITDKLFVRAAFTIDQADGYVDNLADGSDLQGRDTVAFRGSLRWQPSAETTADLIVNVQHDTPPGIAFKSMSPLLSDGNPYTAANLNRGRALGADRTVFGLTGIISHQLNEAWTLTSTTGWRDVDAAEEFDADGSPLFLLEAGEYTQAHQFSHDVRLSYDADERFKSSIGAGVFWQKASQRLPLSSDLNQLFQALAGVAPPFPLPTNYQEEFTNYGESKAADLFGDASYKLTSKFTVGASLRLTHEKLTSGYESINTPTPTLFPLPILPTAGGGNSLFAPTTLRQTSESYNSWTGALNGSYEITKQHTAYASVGKGRRPPSLTYSQDPAFNLIELKEEVVWNYEAGLKGTLANQRIAYDVAVFQYYYSNFQTQNSLAPPPAPTVATDGGRARGQGFETSLQGTVNDHLTLFGSYGFTDAQFSALDEDGQPQTYAGNSFRLTSRHVIALGGTVSLPVDAVGTFFVTPSWEYKSEHFFEDNNQKSGGTLRQGGFGLMNLRVGYRTPDNRWEVVLWARNLLDHDYLIDAGNIAADFGFPTSVRGAPRTLGLNITARF; encoded by the coding sequence ATGTCCGTCCGTCCATTCCTGCGCCTTCTCCCCGCAGCCTTGGTTGCGTTCACCGCGCTGCATGCCGACGAACCCGTGGTGCTTGATCCCGTCGAGGTCACCGGCTCCGTGCCTGGCTATCTGCGGCTTGACTCGCCCACGACGGTCACGAGCCACACCGGCTCTTTTCTTAAAACCACCGGCGTCTCTACCTACGCGGATCTCGCACCGCTCGTTCCCGGCTTGTTCATCTCCGAACAATCCGTCGCCAACTCCAGCCTCTACCTGCGCGGCATCGGCACCGATAACGGCGACCCTCGCACGACCCAGCGAGTCGCCGTTTTTCAGGACAATGTTCTGCTCGCCAACAACGCGGGGCTCAACGTCGCGCTCTTTGATCTGGATCGCGTGGACATCCTCAAGGGCCCGCAACCCGCAGTCTTTGGACGCGGCACACAGATTGGTGCCGTCTCGTTTGTCACCAACAAGGCCCGCAACGAAACCTCCACCGAGCTCACCGCCGGCGTCGGTAGTTTCAACGCTCGCACCGTCTCCGGCTACACCAACCTGCCCGTCATCACGGACAAGCTCTTCGTCCGCGCCGCCTTCACTATCGATCAAGCCGACGGTTACGTGGACAACCTCGCCGACGGCTCCGATCTTCAGGGACGCGATACCGTCGCCTTCCGTGGCAGTCTCCGCTGGCAACCCTCCGCCGAAACGACGGCCGATCTCATCGTCAACGTGCAGCACGACACGCCCCCCGGCATCGCGTTTAAGAGCATGAGTCCCCTGCTCTCCGACGGTAATCCTTACACCGCGGCCAACCTCAATCGCGGTCGTGCACTCGGCGCGGACCGCACCGTTTTCGGCCTTACCGGCATTATCTCCCATCAACTCAACGAAGCCTGGACCCTCACATCCACCACCGGCTGGCGTGATGTCGATGCCGCTGAAGAATTCGACGCCGACGGCTCTCCGCTCTTCCTGCTCGAAGCCGGTGAATACACCCAAGCCCATCAATTCAGCCATGACGTGCGCCTCAGTTACGATGCCGATGAACGTTTTAAAAGCTCCATCGGCGCGGGTGTGTTCTGGCAAAAAGCCTCCCAACGCCTGCCCCTCAGCAGCGACCTCAATCAATTGTTTCAAGCCTTGGCCGGCGTCGCGCCTCCATTTCCGCTTCCCACCAATTACCAGGAGGAGTTCACCAACTACGGAGAGAGCAAGGCGGCCGATCTTTTTGGTGACGCCAGCTACAAGCTCACCTCCAAGTTCACCGTCGGAGCCAGCCTGCGTCTCACCCACGAAAAGCTCACCTCCGGCTACGAATCGATCAATACACCCACGCCCACCTTGTTCCCTCTGCCGATTTTGCCCACCGCCGGTGGTGGCAACAGTTTGTTTGCCCCCACCACGCTTCGGCAGACCAGCGAAAGCTACAACTCCTGGACCGGCGCCCTCAACGGCAGCTACGAAATCACCAAGCAACACACCGCCTATGCCAGCGTCGGCAAAGGCCGCCGTCCGCCCAGCCTCACCTACAGCCAGGATCCCGCCTTTAATCTGATCGAGCTGAAAGAAGAAGTGGTCTGGAACTATGAAGCCGGCCTCAAAGGCACGCTGGCCAACCAGCGCATCGCCTACGACGTCGCGGTGTTCCAATACTACTACTCCAATTTTCAAACCCAAAACAGTCTGGCCCCGCCGCCCGCACCCACGGTTGCCACCGATGGCGGACGCGCCCGCGGCCAGGGTTTCGAGACGTCGCTCCAAGGCACCGTCAACGATCACCTCACGTTGTTTGGTTCCTACGGTTTCACTGACGCTCAGTTTTCCGCCCTCGATGAAGACGGCCAGCCGCAAACCTACGCCGGCAACTCCTTCCGACTCACCTCACGCCACGTGATCGCCTTGGGCGGAACCGTGAGCCTGCCCGTGGATGCCGTCGGCACGTTCTTCGTGACCCCGTCGTGGGAATATAAATCCGAGCACTTCTTCGAGGATAACAACCAGAAGTCCGGCGGCACCCTTCGCCAGGGCGGCTTTGGGCTGATGAATCTACGCGTAGGCTACCGCACGCCCGACAACCGCTGGGAAGTCGTCCTGTGGGCGCGCAATCTCCTCGACCACGATTACCTGATCGACGCCGGCAACATCGCCGCCGACTTCGGTTTCCCCACCTCCGTCCGCGGCGCCCCCCGCACGCTAGGCCTGAACATCACCGCGCGCTTCTGA
- a CDS encoding response regulator, with the protein MFEIAPLKIFIVEDFPVIRDGLVSLLNSQVGFSVVGQVATYDEARKQLKSDAVDVVILDLMMADGSDGLPFIEELRARRSTMPILVFSNHEEEVYAERAIRAGASGFLMKRETTAEMMVALRMVVAGQIYVSRVLASALARRAFSAEPEREGTGIDSFTDRELHVFRLIGEGCSPRRIAAQLGLSVKTIEAHRENIRMKLDVHTFAQMVELAVVWTNQRIERDGSSTSSFMPSI; encoded by the coding sequence ATGTTTGAAATTGCCCCGCTTAAAATTTTTATCGTCGAGGATTTTCCGGTTATTCGCGACGGGCTGGTCAGCTTGTTGAACTCGCAAGTCGGGTTTTCCGTGGTCGGGCAGGTGGCCACGTATGATGAGGCGCGCAAACAACTGAAGAGTGATGCGGTCGATGTGGTCATCCTGGATTTGATGATGGCGGATGGAAGCGACGGTCTGCCGTTCATCGAGGAGCTGCGTGCGCGCCGTTCTACAATGCCCATTCTGGTGTTCTCGAATCACGAGGAAGAAGTGTATGCGGAGCGGGCGATCCGTGCGGGGGCCAGCGGGTTTTTGATGAAACGGGAGACCACCGCAGAAATGATGGTGGCGCTGCGCATGGTGGTGGCCGGTCAAATCTACGTGAGCCGCGTGTTGGCGTCGGCGCTCGCGCGACGGGCGTTTAGCGCAGAGCCCGAGCGCGAAGGGACGGGCATTGATAGTTTTACCGATCGTGAATTGCACGTGTTTCGCCTGATCGGAGAAGGCTGCAGCCCGCGGCGGATTGCGGCGCAACTGGGATTAAGCGTGAAGACGATCGAGGCTCATCGGGAGAATATCCGCATGAAGCTGGATGTGCATACCTTCGCGCAAATGGTGGAGCTGGCGGTGGTCTGGACCAATCAACGTATCGAGCGCGACGGTTCATCGACGTCGTCGTTCATGCCTTCGATCTGA
- a CDS encoding HNH endonuclease has protein sequence MEAVLDQPVLVLNRLWQAVNVIGAKRAFGLLSRGHASVVHHHDDDFRVFNLMDWVDFSQSNPPLEAMDQVHTPRTTIRLPRVILLAYFDRLPCKELKLTRNNVFERDKETCQYCGHSFEREDLNLDHVIPRDFGGKTTWENIVCSCIKCNSRKANRLPHQANMRLIRKPVRPKWRPVISLVLGNKERERWKDFLDLAYWNVELED, from the coding sequence ATGGAGGCTGTGCTAGACCAACCGGTTCTGGTTCTCAATCGCCTGTGGCAGGCGGTGAATGTGATCGGCGCAAAACGCGCCTTTGGTTTGTTGTCGAGAGGTCACGCGAGCGTTGTTCATCACCACGATGATGACTTCCGCGTCTTCAATCTCATGGACTGGGTGGATTTTTCGCAGAGCAATCCGCCGCTCGAAGCCATGGATCAGGTGCACACGCCGCGGACGACGATCCGGTTGCCGCGGGTGATCCTGCTGGCGTATTTCGACCGGCTGCCGTGCAAGGAGCTGAAGCTTACGCGCAACAATGTCTTCGAGCGCGACAAGGAGACCTGCCAGTATTGCGGACATAGTTTTGAGCGCGAAGACCTGAATCTCGATCACGTGATTCCACGTGATTTCGGCGGGAAAACGACGTGGGAGAACATCGTGTGCTCCTGCATTAAGTGTAACTCGAGAAAAGCGAACCGCCTGCCGCACCAGGCCAACATGCGGCTCATCCGCAAGCCGGTGCGACCCAAGTGGCGTCCGGTGATTTCATTGGTGCTCGGCAATAAGGAGCGCGAGCGCTGGAAGGATTTCCTCGATCTGGCCTACTGGAACGTAGAGCTGGAAGACTGA
- a CDS encoding DEAD/DEAH box helicase, translating to MEKLKFAELGLSAEVLKAVDKMGFEEASPIQTAVIPLLLSGKDVVGQSATGSGKTAAFGIPAVEKVDAKKKAVQVLILCPTRELAVQVAEEIAKLAFFKTGVREVPIFGGQPYDRQIRALEGGAQIVIGTPGRVMDHMERGTLRLDNLKMIILDECDRMLDMGFRDDIEKILSETPATRQSLFFSATMPPAIQAMINRFLPNPEWVKIAALAQNAPKVDQVYFEVDRRYKIDVLTRLIDLHDFRYGIIFCSTKVMVDELDEHLHARGYATDRLHGDITQSTRTRVMDKFKRRGFEFLVATDVAARGLDVDDLEVVFNFDLPNDAEDYTHRVGRTGRAGREGKAFTFVAGRELYGLQNMIRYGKLKIRRENVPSLDQVEEARENVFFEKVRGVLEAAKFIKQDRFIDRLMEQGYPSTDVVSALLHMMHGGEKPDAAPAPAKAGVKAIATKPAAHTPAPAYVPEAPRPAPAAFAKVANKPKIAPPAAQEDRPAFQNAPHKQAEDAPVSVEPSEKEKALFENEEPAAVRPSKQKFQRAARTGREPNMTTLFFNVGRKQLITPADIVGKVAGVTRLPANVVGAMDIHQRHTLVDVTSEHVELIMQKMKGIRVKNIALEPALATDADRAAE from the coding sequence ATGGAAAAACTGAAATTTGCCGAGCTCGGGCTGTCCGCCGAGGTATTGAAGGCCGTGGACAAGATGGGGTTTGAAGAGGCTTCGCCGATCCAAACCGCCGTTATTCCGCTGTTGCTCTCGGGCAAAGACGTGGTCGGCCAGTCGGCCACCGGTTCGGGTAAAACCGCCGCGTTCGGCATTCCCGCCGTCGAGAAGGTGGATGCGAAGAAGAAGGCCGTGCAGGTCTTGATCCTTTGCCCGACGCGCGAACTCGCCGTTCAGGTGGCCGAGGAAATCGCTAAACTCGCGTTCTTCAAAACCGGCGTGCGCGAGGTGCCGATTTTCGGCGGCCAGCCGTATGACCGCCAGATCCGTGCCCTTGAGGGCGGTGCTCAGATCGTGATTGGCACGCCCGGTCGCGTGATGGACCACATGGAGCGCGGCACGCTGCGTCTCGATAACCTCAAGATGATCATCTTGGACGAGTGCGATCGCATGTTGGACATGGGCTTCCGCGATGACATCGAGAAGATCCTTTCCGAGACACCGGCCACGCGCCAGTCGCTGTTCTTCTCGGCCACGATGCCTCCAGCGATTCAGGCGATGATCAATCGCTTCCTGCCGAATCCGGAGTGGGTCAAGATCGCCGCGCTCGCGCAGAATGCGCCGAAGGTGGATCAGGTCTATTTCGAGGTGGATCGCCGCTACAAGATCGACGTGCTCACGCGCCTGATCGATCTGCATGATTTCCGCTACGGCATCATTTTCTGTTCCACCAAGGTCATGGTGGATGAGCTCGACGAACACTTGCACGCGCGCGGTTATGCGACCGACCGTCTGCATGGCGACATCACGCAGTCGACCCGCACGCGCGTGATGGACAAGTTCAAGCGCCGCGGTTTCGAGTTCCTCGTGGCGACGGATGTCGCTGCGCGCGGTCTCGACGTCGATGACCTTGAAGTGGTGTTTAACTTCGACCTGCCGAATGACGCCGAGGATTACACGCATCGCGTGGGCCGCACGGGTCGCGCCGGTCGCGAAGGCAAGGCCTTCACGTTCGTCGCCGGCCGCGAGCTCTATGGTTTGCAGAACATGATCCGCTACGGAAAATTGAAGATCCGTCGTGAGAATGTGCCGTCGCTCGACCAAGTCGAAGAGGCGCGTGAGAACGTGTTTTTTGAAAAGGTGCGCGGCGTGCTCGAAGCGGCCAAGTTCATCAAGCAGGACCGCTTTATCGATCGCTTGATGGAGCAGGGTTATCCGAGCACCGATGTGGTTTCCGCGCTGTTGCACATGATGCATGGCGGCGAAAAACCCGATGCTGCCCCGGCACCCGCCAAAGCTGGCGTGAAGGCGATAGCGACAAAACCGGCCGCGCATACGCCGGCACCGGCTTACGTGCCTGAGGCGCCGCGTCCGGCTCCGGCCGCTTTTGCCAAGGTTGCGAACAAGCCCAAGATCGCTCCGCCTGCCGCCCAAGAAGACCGTCCGGCGTTTCAGAATGCCCCGCACAAGCAGGCCGAGGATGCTCCCGTATCAGTCGAGCCCTCCGAAAAGGAGAAGGCGTTGTTTGAAAACGAAGAACCCGCCGCGGTGCGTCCGTCGAAGCAGAAGTTTCAGCGCGCAGCCCGCACGGGTCGTGAGCCGAACATGACCACGTTGTTCTTTAATGTGGGTCGCAAGCAGCTCATCACGCCGGCCGACATCGTCGGCAAGGTGGCGGGTGTCACGCGTCTGCCCGCCAATGTCGTCGGCGCGATGGACATTCACCAGCGTCACACGCTGGTCGATGTAACCAGCGAGCACGTCGAATTGATCATGCAAAAAATGAAGGGCATCCGCGTGAAGAACATCGCGCTGGAGCCCGCGCTGGCGACGGATGCGGATCGGGCGGCGGAGTGA
- a CDS encoding DEAD/DEAH box helicase, which yields MPFSKLGLYSSLVRGAQALGYTEPTPIQAQAIPVVLSGRDLIASAQTGTGKTAAFALPILNRLGPHRATGPRVLVLEPTRELAAQVDESFHALGKFTDFKSVVLHGGVTLGPQRNALRAGVDVIVATTGRLREFLDGTLINLSSIEVLVLDEVDRMLDMGFIEDVKAIVKLCPATRQTLLFSATIPPKLEEVAKFALRNAHRIEIARTRPVTESVNHVIHPVSENQKLDLLYTLLKRDDFKSVIVFTRTRKGADRVAHQLRLENQACVVIHAERTQGQRVDALDKFKTGRCGVLVATDIAARGIDVAGVSHVINFDVPLHAEDYVHRIGRTGRAAATGDAVTLVTPQEANEIVAIEKLIGQSIPVVPVEGFAYEGGAAPRVDPANSLANSPKRAGHQQSLGKGGKQKGDAGNNQDKTYKGKAFGGGHPTWHSKGKPGAHWRDRKGR from the coding sequence ATGCCTTTTTCCAAACTCGGTCTCTACTCCAGCCTCGTGCGCGGCGCGCAAGCCTTGGGCTATACCGAGCCCACGCCGATCCAGGCGCAGGCCATCCCCGTTGTGCTCTCCGGGCGTGATTTGATCGCTTCCGCGCAGACCGGCACCGGAAAAACCGCCGCATTCGCCCTCCCCATTCTCAACCGCCTCGGCCCCCACCGCGCCACCGGCCCCCGCGTGCTCGTGCTCGAACCCACCCGCGAACTCGCCGCGCAGGTCGATGAATCGTTCCACGCCCTCGGTAAATTCACCGATTTCAAATCCGTCGTGCTCCACGGCGGCGTCACCCTCGGACCTCAGCGCAACGCCCTGCGCGCCGGCGTCGATGTGATCGTCGCCACCACCGGCCGTCTCCGTGAGTTCCTCGACGGCACGCTCATCAACCTCTCGTCCATCGAGGTGCTCGTCCTCGATGAAGTGGACCGCATGTTGGACATGGGTTTCATCGAAGACGTCAAAGCCATCGTGAAACTCTGCCCTGCCACGCGGCAGACGCTCCTCTTCTCCGCCACGATTCCGCCGAAGCTCGAAGAGGTCGCCAAGTTCGCCTTGCGCAACGCCCACCGCATCGAGATCGCCCGCACGCGCCCCGTGACCGAGTCGGTCAACCACGTGATCCACCCGGTCTCCGAAAACCAAAAGCTCGACCTGCTCTACACGCTGCTCAAGCGCGACGATTTCAAGAGCGTGATCGTCTTCACCCGCACGCGCAAAGGCGCCGACCGCGTCGCCCACCAGCTGCGCCTCGAAAACCAGGCCTGCGTCGTCATCCATGCCGAACGCACGCAAGGCCAGCGCGTGGATGCCCTGGATAAATTCAAGACCGGGCGCTGCGGCGTGCTCGTCGCCACCGACATCGCCGCGCGCGGCATCGACGTCGCCGGCGTGTCGCATGTCATCAATTTCGACGTGCCGCTCCACGCCGAGGATTATGTCCACCGCATCGGCCGCACGGGTCGCGCCGCCGCCACGGGTGATGCCGTGACGCTCGTCACTCCGCAGGAAGCCAACGAGATCGTCGCCATCGAGAAACTCATCGGCCAGTCCATCCCGGTCGTGCCCGTGGAAGGTTTTGCTTACGAAGGCGGAGCCGCCCCGCGCGTCGATCCGGCCAACTCGCTCGCCAACTCACCGAAGCGCGCCGGACACCAGCAATCCCTCGGCAAGGGCGGCAAACAAAAGGGCGACGCCGGCAACAATCAGGATAAGACCTACAAGGGCAAAGCCTTCGGCGGCGGTCATCCGACTTGGCACTCGAAGGGCAAACCCGGTGCCCACTGGCGCGACCGCAAGGGCCGTTAA
- a CDS encoding AIR synthase-related protein, whose product MSLSYESSGVNYDQLDAFKRACQKAAKTTAPLLASHGYAEPANTRGESCYLMEADTHFLAHVEEGLGTKNLVADAVYAQTGKNFYSEISIDTVATIVNDLVTCGALPISVAMHAAVGESAWFTDAKRMEALVEGWAEGCRQAGAVWGGGETPTLRGIVNADAIVLAGSAIGKVEPKSQRITGDVKDGDAIVFLASSGVQTNGLSLCRLIASKLPQGYQTPIGHGDSRTYGEALLAPSVIYVKFVAACQKAGIKLNYVSHVTGHGWRKLMRLDEPFVYEITNPGEEPALFKFLREAGPITLREAYATFNQGIGFAAYVSPDALDATLAAAKASGYTAWHAGTVKKDGDRKAVVIPSLGLEYDGSTLQVR is encoded by the coding sequence ATGTCCCTCAGCTACGAATCCTCCGGCGTTAACTACGACCAACTCGACGCCTTCAAGCGCGCCTGCCAGAAGGCAGCCAAGACCACCGCGCCGCTCCTCGCTTCGCACGGTTACGCCGAGCCTGCCAACACGCGCGGCGAAAGCTGCTACCTCATGGAGGCCGACACCCACTTCCTCGCCCACGTCGAGGAAGGTCTCGGCACCAAGAACCTCGTGGCTGACGCCGTCTATGCGCAGACGGGCAAGAATTTTTACAGCGAGATCTCCATCGATACCGTCGCGACCATCGTCAATGACCTGGTGACCTGCGGCGCCCTGCCGATCTCGGTCGCCATGCATGCGGCGGTCGGCGAGTCCGCATGGTTCACGGACGCGAAGCGCATGGAAGCGCTCGTCGAGGGCTGGGCCGAAGGCTGCCGCCAAGCCGGCGCTGTCTGGGGCGGTGGCGAAACGCCCACGCTCCGCGGCATCGTCAATGCCGACGCCATCGTGCTCGCCGGTTCCGCGATTGGCAAAGTTGAGCCGAAGTCCCAGCGCATTACCGGCGACGTGAAAGACGGCGACGCCATCGTGTTCCTTGCCTCGTCCGGCGTGCAGACCAACGGCCTGTCGCTCTGCCGTCTGATCGCTTCGAAACTGCCGCAAGGTTATCAAACGCCGATCGGCCACGGCGATTCACGCACCTACGGCGAAGCGTTACTCGCGCCGTCGGTCATCTACGTGAAGTTCGTCGCGGCCTGCCAAAAGGCCGGCATCAAACTCAACTACGTCTCGCACGTCACCGGCCACGGTTGGCGCAAGCTGATGCGTCTCGACGAGCCGTTTGTTTACGAGATTACGAACCCCGGCGAAGAGCCGGCGCTCTTCAAGTTCCTCCGTGAAGCCGGTCCGATCACGCTGCGCGAGGCGTATGCGACCTTTAACCAAGGCATCGGTTTCGCCGCCTACGTGTCACCCGACGCGCTCGACGCAACCCTCGCCGCCGCCAAGGCCTCGGGCTACACCGCGTGGCACGCCGGCACCGTGAAGAAAGACGGCGACCGCAAGGCTGTGGTGATTCCGTCGCTCGGTCTCGAATACGACGGCAGCACGCTGCAGGTGCGCTGA